From the Amycolatopsis thermoflava N1165 genome, one window contains:
- a CDS encoding TetR/AcrR family transcriptional regulator produces the protein MATRGRIDKRQAILDAAFTVFARQGYAQACVAEVAAEAGVAKPTVYNHFTEKANLFREAMTAEAAKAIAENLAAVDRLRDAGEDLRALLEQVGRRLIDCYTDDRSWAFRRLLQAELARFPELLDTVQTRAGTNVVTDALADRLARLALDGRLKITDPAQAAEQFGALLTAPLESRTRLGTRALPAAERDAVAAAAVDTFLRAYG, from the coding sequence ATGGCCACGCGTGGACGCATCGACAAACGGCAGGCGATCCTGGACGCGGCGTTCACGGTGTTCGCGCGGCAGGGCTACGCGCAGGCGTGCGTCGCCGAGGTCGCAGCCGAAGCCGGCGTGGCGAAGCCGACGGTCTACAACCACTTCACCGAGAAGGCGAACCTGTTCCGCGAGGCGATGACGGCGGAGGCAGCCAAGGCGATCGCGGAGAACCTGGCGGCGGTGGACCGGCTCCGCGACGCGGGCGAGGACCTGCGGGCCCTGCTGGAGCAGGTGGGCCGCCGGCTGATCGACTGCTACACCGACGACCGGTCGTGGGCCTTCCGGCGGCTCCTGCAGGCCGAACTGGCGCGCTTCCCGGAACTGCTGGACACCGTCCAGACGCGCGCCGGAACCAACGTCGTGACCGACGCGCTGGCCGACCGCCTGGCCCGCCTCGCCCTGGACGGCCGGTTGAAGATCACGGACCCGGCGCAGGCCGCGGAGCAGTTCGGGGCGCTGCTCACCGCGCCACTGGAGTCGCGGACCCGGCTGGGCACGCGGGCGCTCCCGGCGGCCGAACGGGACGCCGTCGCCGCCGCGGCCGTCGACACCTTCCTGCGCGCCTACGGCTGA
- the fdhA gene encoding formaldehyde dehydrogenase, glutathione-independent, translated as MAGNKAVTYLGPGKVEVDTIDYPTFSMKDGPGVHQANVGRETQHGVILKNVATNICGSDQHMVRGRTTAPEGLVLGHEITGEVVETGRDVEFIKEGDLVSVPFNIACGRCRNCKEGKTGICLNVNPDRPGSAYGYVDMGGWVGGQAEYVMVPYADWNLLKFPDRDQAMEKILDLAMLSDIFPTGFHGCVSAGVGVGSTVYIAGAGPVGLAAAASAQLLGAAVVIVGDLNADRLEQARSFGCETVDVSKGDPKDQIAEILGVPEVDCGVDAVGFEARGHGKEASDEHPATVLNSLMDITAAGGALGIPGLYVTGDPGAADEAARHGSLSIRIGLGWAKSHAFTTGQCPVMRYHRRLMMAILHDRVQIAKAVNATPIPLAEAPRGYQEFDQGAARKYVLDPHGMLANA; from the coding sequence ATGGCGGGCAACAAAGCGGTCACCTATCTGGGACCCGGCAAGGTCGAGGTCGACACCATCGACTACCCGACCTTCTCGATGAAGGACGGCCCCGGCGTGCACCAGGCCAACGTGGGCCGGGAAACCCAGCACGGTGTCATTCTCAAGAACGTCGCGACCAACATCTGCGGCAGCGACCAGCACATGGTGCGCGGCCGCACGACTGCGCCGGAAGGGCTGGTGCTGGGCCACGAGATCACCGGCGAGGTGGTCGAGACGGGCCGGGACGTCGAGTTCATCAAGGAGGGCGACCTGGTTTCGGTGCCGTTCAACATCGCCTGCGGACGGTGCCGCAACTGCAAGGAGGGCAAGACCGGGATCTGCCTCAACGTCAACCCGGACCGGCCGGGGTCGGCCTACGGTTACGTCGACATGGGCGGCTGGGTCGGCGGGCAGGCCGAGTACGTGATGGTGCCGTACGCGGACTGGAACCTGCTGAAGTTCCCGGACCGCGACCAGGCCATGGAGAAGATCCTCGACCTGGCCATGCTGTCCGACATCTTCCCGACCGGTTTCCACGGCTGCGTCAGTGCGGGCGTCGGTGTCGGGTCGACCGTGTACATCGCGGGCGCCGGACCGGTCGGGCTGGCCGCGGCGGCGTCGGCGCAGCTGCTCGGCGCGGCGGTGGTGATCGTCGGCGACCTCAACGCCGACCGGCTGGAGCAGGCCCGCAGCTTCGGCTGCGAGACCGTGGACGTGTCGAAGGGCGACCCGAAGGACCAGATCGCGGAGATCCTCGGCGTGCCCGAGGTCGATTGCGGTGTCGACGCGGTCGGGTTCGAGGCGCGCGGGCACGGCAAGGAAGCGTCCGACGAGCACCCGGCGACGGTGCTGAACTCGCTGATGGACATCACCGCGGCGGGCGGCGCACTGGGCATCCCGGGCCTGTACGTGACGGGTGACCCGGGTGCGGCCGACGAAGCCGCCCGGCACGGCTCGCTGTCCATCCGGATCGGCCTCGGCTGGGCGAAGTCGCACGCGTTCACCACCGGCCAGTGCCCCGTGATGCGCTACCACCGGCGCCTGATGATGGCCATCCTGCACGACCGGGTCCAGATCGCGAAGGCCGTCAACGCGACGCCGATCCCCCTGGCCGAGGCCCCGCGGGGCTACCAGGAATTCGACCAGGGCGCGGCACGCAAGTACGTGCTCGACCCGCACGGGATGCTGGCCAACGCCTGA
- a CDS encoding MFS transporter: MTAARLLASAQLVNSLGDGAYYVTSALYFTLVIGLPPAQVGLGLTLGWAAGAVAGVGAGHVADRYGPRRVAVLLALGTAVALGGFVFARSFPAFLALAGAYACGQSGLAAARQALLAGLVEPAHRTRVRAHLQAATNAGLAIGAAAGGVALQAGTALAYQVVFAADAAGFVVAAVILSRLPEAEVVRDGSRLAVLRDRPYAVLALLHTVMMLNMPLLSLVIPLWMVERTDAPAWLVSALLLVNTVSVVLFQVRVARRVSGLRTAARAARGAGILMLLACAVYASSASVWVVLLVAAGIQVAGEMLLAAGAWEISFTLAPDGKQGQYQGFFASGVAIARMAGPVLLTTLVLGGGAVGWLVLGALFLLTGLGFAPVTRWAARERFPEWSSGPRPGAADVPSIGS, from the coding sequence ATGACCGCCGCGCGGTTGCTTGCCTCGGCGCAGCTGGTCAACTCGCTCGGCGACGGCGCCTACTACGTCACCTCCGCCCTGTACTTCACGCTGGTCATCGGTCTGCCGCCGGCCCAGGTGGGGCTCGGGCTGACGCTCGGCTGGGCGGCAGGCGCCGTCGCCGGGGTGGGCGCCGGTCACGTCGCCGACCGGTACGGGCCGCGCCGGGTCGCGGTGCTGCTCGCGCTCGGCACGGCCGTCGCGCTCGGCGGGTTCGTCTTCGCCCGCTCGTTCCCCGCCTTCCTCGCACTGGCCGGTGCCTACGCCTGCGGCCAGAGCGGGCTCGCCGCCGCGCGGCAGGCGCTGCTCGCCGGTCTGGTCGAGCCCGCCCACCGCACCCGCGTGCGCGCCCACCTGCAGGCGGCCACGAACGCGGGACTCGCGATCGGCGCCGCGGCCGGGGGCGTCGCGCTGCAGGCCGGCACCGCGCTCGCCTACCAGGTGGTGTTCGCCGCCGACGCCGCCGGGTTCGTGGTCGCGGCGGTGATCCTGTCGCGGCTGCCGGAAGCCGAGGTGGTCCGCGACGGCTCTCGCCTGGCGGTTCTGCGCGACCGGCCGTACGCGGTACTGGCCCTGCTGCACACGGTCATGATGCTGAACATGCCGCTGCTCAGCCTGGTCATTCCACTGTGGATGGTCGAGCGGACGGACGCGCCTGCTTGGCTGGTGTCGGCGCTGCTGCTGGTCAACACGGTGAGCGTGGTGTTGTTCCAGGTCCGGGTCGCGCGCCGGGTGTCGGGGCTGCGGACCGCCGCCCGTGCCGCGCGCGGCGCCGGGATCCTGATGCTGCTCGCCTGCGCGGTGTACGCGTCGTCGGCGAGCGTCTGGGTGGTGCTGCTCGTCGCGGCCGGCATCCAGGTGGCGGGGGAGATGCTGCTCGCCGCGGGCGCCTGGGAGATCAGCTTCACGCTGGCGCCCGACGGGAAACAGGGCCAGTACCAGGGGTTCTTCGCCTCCGGCGTGGCGATCGCCCGCATGGCAGGGCCGGTGTTGCTGACGACGTTGGTCCTCGGCGGCGGTGCGGTGGGGTGGCTGGTCCTCGGCGCGCTGTTCCTGCTGACCGGTCTCGGGTTCGCGCCCGTGACGCGCTGGGCGGCTCGCGAGCGCTTTCCGGAATGGTCTTCCGGCCCTAGGCCCGGCGCCGCGGACGTTCCTAGCATCGGGTCCTGA
- a CDS encoding DSBA oxidoreductase, with amino-acid sequence MTTADLWFDPKCPWAWITSRWLLEVERVRDVRVRFHVLSLSLLNEGRAVEPWYREWLDSGWGPARVAIAAERRCGNEVLRDLYTALGRRIHLDRAPLGRDLYRDALAECDLPADLADAAGATEHDDALRESTAAGLGPVGEDLGTPAIHVTGPDGQVNAFFGPVVTPVPRGDAAGGLWDGVVLIAGTDGFFELKRARTRRPVVS; translated from the coding sequence ATGACGACCGCCGACCTCTGGTTCGACCCGAAGTGCCCGTGGGCCTGGATCACCTCGCGCTGGCTGCTGGAGGTGGAGCGGGTGCGGGACGTCCGGGTCCGGTTCCACGTGTTGAGCCTGTCGCTGCTCAACGAGGGGCGTGCGGTGGAGCCGTGGTACCGGGAGTGGCTGGACAGCGGCTGGGGCCCGGCGCGGGTCGCGATCGCGGCGGAGCGCAGGTGCGGCAACGAGGTGCTGCGTGACCTCTACACCGCGCTGGGCAGGCGGATCCACCTCGACCGCGCGCCGCTCGGGCGCGACCTGTACCGCGACGCGCTGGCCGAGTGCGACCTGCCCGCGGACCTCGCGGACGCCGCCGGCGCCACCGAGCACGACGACGCGCTTCGCGAAAGCACGGCGGCGGGGCTCGGGCCGGTGGGGGAGGACCTGGGCACCCCGGCGATCCACGTGACCGGCCCCGACGGCCAGGTCAACGCCTTCTTCGGCCCGGTGGTCACGCCGGTTCCCCGCGGTGACGCGGCAGGCGGCCTGTGGGACGGGGTGGTGCTGATCGCGGGCACCGACGGCTTCTTCGAGCTGAAGCGGGCGCGCACACGGCGCCCGGTCGTATCATGA
- a CDS encoding PLP-dependent aminotransferase family protein: MDLHISLTGGDLVAQIYRQVRDAIANGRLRPGERLPPSRELARTLAVSRNTVAAAYDRLTAEGLLTGRVGAGTFVAGTAPGRPRRAPRGVLAARPFWDTLPDPVEAAPVRYDFRVGAPNARLFPLQTWRRLVSQSLRSHEIPSGYADPSGHSGLRAAIARHLGIARSVRAAAEDVLVTQGAQQALDLVGRVLVEPGACVAVEEPGYPPARRLLASLGARVTGVPVDGEGIVVDRIPGAARLVYVTPSHQFPLGTPMSPARRAALLEWAGRRDAVIVEDDYDSEFRFAGRPLDPLQSLDRAGRVIYVGSFSKTLLPMLRLGFLIAPAALRPALLKAKQLTDWHGDLTTQAALARFLDEGLLTRHVRKATREYAARHELMLRTLEREFGEWLRLVPSAAGLHVCARSVVDTSALHAPGVAFDRLHTYYADSPPEQGLALGYGAVSPDGIVAGLRLLRDAFRAAGGPGSR; the protein is encoded by the coding sequence GTGGACCTGCACATCAGCCTGACCGGCGGTGACCTCGTGGCGCAGATCTACCGCCAGGTCCGCGACGCGATCGCCAACGGCCGCCTCCGGCCGGGCGAGCGACTGCCGCCGTCGCGGGAGCTCGCGCGGACCCTGGCCGTCTCCCGCAACACGGTCGCCGCCGCCTACGACCGGCTCACCGCCGAAGGCCTGCTGACCGGCCGCGTCGGGGCCGGGACGTTCGTCGCGGGCACCGCACCGGGACGGCCCCGCCGAGCGCCCCGGGGTGTGCTCGCCGCGCGGCCGTTCTGGGACACGCTGCCGGACCCCGTCGAGGCGGCCCCGGTGCGCTACGACTTCCGCGTCGGCGCCCCGAACGCGAGGCTGTTCCCGCTCCAGACCTGGCGGCGGCTGGTCTCGCAGAGCCTGCGGAGCCACGAAATCCCATCCGGCTACGCCGATCCGTCCGGACACAGTGGACTGCGGGCGGCGATCGCGCGGCACCTCGGCATCGCGCGGTCGGTGCGGGCGGCGGCCGAGGACGTCCTGGTCACCCAGGGCGCGCAGCAGGCGCTCGACCTCGTCGGCCGGGTGCTCGTCGAACCGGGGGCGTGCGTCGCGGTCGAGGAACCCGGCTATCCCCCGGCCCGGCGGCTGCTCGCATCACTCGGCGCGCGGGTCACCGGGGTGCCGGTGGACGGCGAGGGGATCGTCGTGGACCGGATCCCTGGTGCTGCCCGCCTGGTGTACGTGACGCCGTCGCACCAGTTCCCGCTGGGCACGCCGATGTCGCCGGCCCGCCGGGCCGCCCTGCTCGAGTGGGCTGGGCGGCGGGACGCGGTGATCGTCGAGGACGACTACGACAGCGAGTTCCGCTTCGCCGGGCGGCCGCTGGACCCGTTGCAGAGCTTGGACCGCGCTGGGCGGGTCATCTACGTCGGGTCGTTCTCCAAGACGCTGTTGCCGATGCTGCGACTGGGTTTCCTGATCGCGCCCGCCGCGCTGCGGCCCGCGCTGCTCAAGGCCAAGCAGCTCACCGACTGGCACGGCGACCTCACCACGCAGGCCGCGCTCGCCCGGTTCCTGGACGAAGGCCTGCTGACCCGGCACGTCCGGAAGGCCACTCGCGAGTACGCGGCCCGGCACGAGCTGATGCTGCGCACGCTGGAGCGGGAGTTCGGCGAATGGCTCCGGCTCGTGCCCTCGGCGGCGGGCCTGCACGTGTGCGCCAGGTCGGTGGTCGACACGTCGGCCCTGCACGCGCCGGGAGTCGCGTTCGACCGGTTGCACACCTACTACGCCGACTCGCCGCCGGAACAGGGGCTCGCGCTCGGCTACGGGGCCGTGTCGCCGGACGGGATCGTGGCCGGGCTCCGCCTGCTGCGGGACGCTTTCAGGGCAGCAGGAGGACCTGGATCGCGGTGA
- a CDS encoding DUF202 domain-containing protein yields MRDPGLQPERTALAWQRTALAAAVAAVLLLRSGLIRGAPLEIAAAGCAAAVVVLWFIAVRRPPTTGSARHILGAATIAVAAAGLLTAIQVLLLP; encoded by the coding sequence ATGAGGGACCCCGGACTCCAGCCCGAGCGGACCGCGCTGGCCTGGCAGCGCACCGCGCTCGCCGCCGCGGTCGCGGCCGTCCTCCTGCTGCGCAGCGGCCTGATCCGCGGCGCCCCGCTGGAGATCGCCGCCGCTGGGTGCGCCGCCGCGGTCGTGGTGCTGTGGTTCATCGCCGTGCGGCGCCCGCCCACGACCGGCAGCGCGCGGCACATCCTCGGCGCGGCGACCATCGCGGTCGCGGCGGCCGGTCTCCTCACCGCGATCCAGGTCCTCCTGCTGCCCTGA
- a CDS encoding YidH family protein produces the protein MSPRWYEEGEEPDYRFTLANERTFLAWLRTALALIAGAVALMQFVPQFSVAGLRGVLAALLAVTGTLLAAFAYRRWALVQRAMRNKRPLPMTWLPFVVGWAAALAGAVVLVVALATVR, from the coding sequence ATGAGCCCACGCTGGTACGAAGAGGGGGAGGAGCCCGACTACCGCTTCACCCTGGCCAACGAGCGCACCTTCCTGGCGTGGCTGCGAACCGCGCTCGCGCTCATCGCCGGCGCCGTGGCGCTCATGCAGTTCGTCCCCCAGTTCTCGGTCGCCGGGTTGCGTGGCGTCCTCGCCGCGCTGCTCGCCGTCACCGGCACCCTGCTCGCGGCGTTCGCCTACCGGCGCTGGGCCCTGGTGCAGCGCGCGATGCGCAACAAGCGGCCGCTGCCGATGACGTGGCTGCCGTTCGTCGTCGGGTGGGCGGCCGCGCTCGCCGGTGCGGTCGTCCTCGTGGTCGCGCTGGCCACGGTCCGATGA
- the ligD gene encoding non-homologous end-joining DNA ligase, with translation MAEDRVTVQVDGRRLSLSNLDKVLYPEAGFTKGQVIDYYARVAPVILPHLRDRALTFRRWPGGVQSNPFYEKDAGRHAPDWVKTAKIASGGRGQSSDVNAYPLVNDVPTLIWAANLAALELHVPQWTVGPRGARRNPDLLVFDLDPGEPATIVECCRVAERLRDLLAADGLRLYPKTSGSKGLQVYAAVKTATPEDTSAYAKAAAKKLAAETPGEVTAAMTKSLRPGKVFIDWSQNNPHKTTVAPYSLRGRPEPTVSTPVTWDEVEACRRPAQLKFLSDDVLDRVEEIGDLFEDLHDDPVKLPRARAGQ, from the coding sequence ATGGCCGAGGACAGGGTGACGGTGCAGGTCGACGGGCGCCGTCTGTCGTTGTCCAACCTGGACAAGGTGCTCTACCCCGAAGCCGGGTTCACCAAGGGCCAGGTGATCGACTACTACGCGCGCGTCGCCCCGGTGATCCTGCCGCACCTGCGGGACCGGGCGCTCACCTTCCGCCGCTGGCCGGGCGGGGTGCAGTCGAACCCGTTCTACGAGAAGGACGCCGGACGGCACGCCCCCGACTGGGTGAAAACGGCGAAGATCGCGAGCGGCGGGCGCGGTCAGAGCTCGGACGTGAACGCGTATCCGCTGGTCAACGACGTGCCGACGTTGATATGGGCGGCCAACCTCGCCGCGCTGGAACTGCACGTGCCGCAGTGGACCGTCGGCCCGCGCGGGGCCCGCCGCAACCCCGACCTGCTGGTGTTCGACCTCGACCCGGGCGAGCCGGCGACGATCGTCGAGTGCTGCCGCGTCGCCGAGCGGCTGCGCGACCTGCTGGCGGCGGACGGGCTGCGGCTCTACCCGAAGACCAGCGGCTCGAAGGGCCTGCAGGTGTACGCGGCGGTGAAGACCGCGACCCCGGAGGACACCTCGGCCTACGCCAAGGCCGCCGCGAAGAAGCTCGCCGCCGAGACGCCGGGAGAGGTCACCGCGGCGATGACGAAAAGCCTGCGGCCCGGCAAGGTGTTCATCGACTGGAGCCAGAACAACCCGCACAAGACGACGGTCGCGCCGTACTCGCTGCGCGGGCGCCCGGAGCCGACCGTGTCCACACCGGTCACCTGGGACGAGGTGGAGGCGTGCCGCCGCCCCGCGCAGTTGAAGTTCCTCAGCGACGACGTCCTCGACCGGGTGGAGGAAATCGGCGACCTGTTCGAGGACCTGCACGACGACCCGGTCAAACTGCCCCGGGCGCGCGCCGGACAGTAA
- a CDS encoding IclR family transcriptional regulator, with product MTTKSTAGRKLAPANDNTGTEAAARVADVLLLFAGGPRYLGVSAISRELGLSKAVVFRILQSLVSRELLATDPGVNGYRLGQAAAALGASALRRFDARTVATPILRRLRDETGETTTLSGLVGDERVYLDQFESPREIKMTVEIGRRFPLHAGSSGKVILAFLPEDRQESVLRRTLEPLTDKTITDVDTLRTALAETAREGVAVSLGERQAGAGSVAAPLFGPDGEVHGSISICGPQYRFTPEAIDRYRALIRAASEEIRDNWTWLRDSEAGSA from the coding sequence TTGACCACCAAGAGTACCGCCGGACGCAAGCTCGCACCGGCCAACGACAACACCGGCACCGAGGCCGCGGCCCGGGTCGCCGACGTGCTCCTGCTCTTCGCCGGCGGTCCCCGTTACCTGGGGGTGAGCGCGATCAGCCGCGAGCTGGGACTGTCGAAGGCGGTCGTGTTCCGGATCCTGCAGTCGCTGGTGTCGCGTGAGCTGCTGGCGACCGACCCGGGCGTGAACGGCTACCGGCTGGGACAGGCCGCGGCGGCGCTCGGCGCGAGCGCCCTGCGCCGGTTCGACGCCCGCACGGTCGCGACGCCGATACTGCGCCGGCTGCGGGACGAAACCGGCGAGACCACGACGCTGTCCGGCCTGGTCGGCGACGAGCGGGTGTACCTGGACCAGTTCGAGAGCCCGCGCGAGATCAAGATGACGGTGGAGATCGGCCGTCGTTTTCCCCTGCACGCGGGCTCGTCGGGCAAGGTCATCCTGGCTTTCCTGCCGGAGGACCGGCAGGAGTCGGTGCTGCGGCGAACGCTGGAACCGCTGACGGACAAGACGATCACCGACGTCGACACCCTCCGCACCGCACTGGCCGAAACCGCAAGGGAGGGGGTAGCGGTCTCCCTCGGCGAACGCCAAGCCGGAGCCGGCTCGGTCGCCGCACCACTGTTCGGCCCCGACGGCGAGGTCCACGGCTCGATCAGTATTTGTGGCCCGCAATACCGCTTCACCCCGGAGGCGATCGACCGTTATCGGGCCCTGATCCGCGCGGCATCGGAAGAAATCCGGGACAACTGGACCTGGCTCCGCGACAGCGAAGCAGGCAGCGCATAG
- a CDS encoding dihydroorotase, whose translation MATTELLVRNVRVVRPDGPDGEPELLDIAVNDGTITRVAPDLPADDAARVIDGRGLLAFPGVVDAHQHWGIYNELSTDTRTESRASAQGGVTTSLTYMRTGQYYLNKGGSYRDFFPEVLSKSAGNAYVDYAFHLAPMSAQHIEEIPFLVEEHGVTSFKIFMFYGSHGLHGRSTSQSDFLMIPPDERYDIAHFEFVMRGVQKAREILTEYAPHLSLSLHCETAEIMTAYTKMVEQDGSLTGLRAYSASRPPHSEGLAVTIASYLAHETGLPNINLLHLSSEKALSAALTMASAFPHIDFRREVTIGHLLADVDTASGIGGKVNPPLREREDVEALWRHVLAGEVDWVVSDHACCRDELKFGSDREDVFLAKSGFGGAEYLLPGLVGEGTKRGLSLQKIAALLSWNPAQRYGLLRKGKIAEGFDADFALVDPNVQWTVRAADSESTQEYTPFEGFEMTARVTDTFVRGNHVYADGKIQGEPTGKFLKRGR comes from the coding sequence ATGGCAACGACGGAACTGCTGGTCCGCAACGTCCGGGTGGTCCGGCCCGACGGCCCCGACGGTGAGCCGGAACTGCTGGACATCGCCGTCAACGACGGCACGATCACGCGGGTGGCGCCGGACCTGCCCGCCGACGACGCCGCCCGGGTGATCGACGGCCGGGGCCTGCTGGCGTTCCCCGGCGTGGTGGACGCGCACCAGCACTGGGGCATCTACAACGAGCTGTCCACCGACACCCGGACGGAAAGCCGGGCGAGCGCGCAGGGCGGTGTGACGACGTCGCTGACCTACATGCGGACCGGGCAGTACTACCTGAACAAGGGCGGCAGCTACCGGGACTTCTTCCCGGAGGTGCTGAGCAAGTCCGCCGGGAACGCGTATGTCGATTACGCCTTTCACCTGGCGCCGATGAGCGCGCAGCACATCGAGGAGATCCCGTTCCTCGTCGAGGAGCACGGCGTCACGTCGTTCAAGATCTTCATGTTCTACGGTTCGCACGGGCTGCACGGCCGGTCGACGAGCCAGAGCGATTTCCTGATGATCCCGCCGGACGAGCGTTACGACATCGCGCACTTCGAGTTCGTGATGCGCGGCGTGCAGAAGGCGCGGGAAATCCTGACCGAGTACGCACCGCACCTGTCGTTGTCGCTGCACTGCGAGACGGCGGAGATCATGACGGCGTACACGAAGATGGTCGAGCAGGACGGCTCGTTGACCGGGCTGCGGGCGTACTCGGCGTCGCGGCCGCCGCACTCGGAGGGCCTGGCGGTGACGATCGCGTCGTACCTGGCGCACGAGACCGGGCTGCCGAACATCAACCTGCTGCACCTGTCGTCGGAGAAGGCCCTGTCGGCGGCGCTGACCATGGCGTCGGCGTTCCCGCACATCGACTTCCGCCGCGAGGTGACGATCGGCCACCTGCTGGCGGACGTCGACACCGCGTCGGGTATCGGTGGCAAGGTCAACCCGCCGCTGCGGGAGCGCGAGGACGTGGAAGCCCTGTGGCGGCACGTGCTGGCGGGCGAGGTGGACTGGGTGGTGAGCGACCACGCGTGCTGCCGGGACGAGCTGAAGTTCGGCTCGGACCGGGAGGACGTCTTCCTGGCGAAGTCCGGTTTCGGCGGCGCGGAGTACCTGTTGCCCGGCCTGGTGGGCGAGGGCACCAAGCGGGGCCTGTCGCTGCAGAAGATCGCCGCGCTGCTGTCGTGGAACCCCGCCCAGCGGTACGGCCTGCTGCGCAAGGGAAAGATCGCGGAAGGCTTCGACGCGGACTTCGCCCTGGTGGATCCGAACGTCCAGTGGACCGTGCGGGCGGCCGACTCGGAAAGCACCCAGGAATACACCCCGTTCGAGGGCTTCGAGATGACGGCAAGGGTCACGGACACCTTCGTGCGCGGCAACCACGTCTACGCGGACGGCAAGATCCAAGGCGAGCCCACCGGCAAATTCCTCAAGCGTGGCCGCTAA
- a CDS encoding FAD-binding protein — protein MDLVVAGAGGGLAGALRAAELGLSVVVVEASEHFRRGNNTSMSTAMFPGAGSRWQAEAGVDDSPERFVADIMAKTKGQADPRLARTLAEVSAPLVEWLADSAGLPLSLVTDFNYPGHAVPRCHSIPGRHGSGVIDHLARRVAEHENIELLAPAKLVDVLTGDGGVRAAVVRYPDGTEEEIPTGAVLLATNGFGADRELVARHLPEIADALYQGSDQSLGDALRIGEKLGAAVGYLDAYQGHGAVAANAGTLVGWATIIHGAILVDTTGRRFGDETRGYSEYAAELAARPGATGWIVLDETIFEQCQPFQDFRDTVASGALVWADSAEELAAATGLPELADELAVAGAIARGERTDSFGRTNWERPLSGRLAAVRVVPALFHTQGGLLVNENAAVVDAQDRPIPGLYAAGGAAAGISGHGAAGYLPGNGLLPAFGLAYLAANDVARRPA, from the coding sequence ATGGATCTCGTCGTCGCGGGTGCCGGTGGCGGCCTGGCCGGTGCGCTGCGTGCCGCCGAGCTCGGGCTGAGCGTGGTCGTCGTCGAGGCCAGCGAGCACTTCCGGCGCGGCAACAACACGTCGATGTCGACCGCGATGTTCCCCGGCGCCGGTTCGCGCTGGCAGGCCGAGGCGGGCGTCGACGACTCGCCCGAGCGGTTCGTCGCCGACATCATGGCCAAGACGAAGGGCCAGGCCGATCCGCGGCTGGCCCGTACGCTGGCGGAGGTGAGCGCGCCGCTGGTGGAGTGGCTGGCGGATTCGGCGGGACTGCCGTTGTCGCTGGTCACCGACTTCAACTACCCCGGACACGCGGTGCCGCGCTGCCACTCGATCCCGGGGCGGCACGGCTCCGGGGTCATCGACCACCTGGCCCGGCGGGTCGCCGAGCACGAGAACATCGAGCTGCTCGCGCCGGCGAAGCTGGTCGACGTGCTCACCGGTGACGGCGGTGTCCGCGCCGCGGTGGTGCGGTACCCGGACGGCACGGAGGAGGAGATCCCGACCGGCGCGGTCCTGTTGGCCACCAACGGGTTCGGGGCCGATCGCGAGCTGGTCGCCCGGCACTTGCCGGAGATCGCGGACGCGTTGTACCAGGGCAGTGACCAGTCGCTCGGCGACGCGTTGCGGATCGGCGAGAAGCTCGGCGCCGCGGTCGGTTACCTGGACGCCTACCAGGGCCACGGTGCGGTCGCGGCGAACGCGGGCACCCTCGTCGGCTGGGCGACGATCATCCACGGCGCGATCCTGGTGGACACGACGGGCCGCCGCTTCGGCGACGAGACCCGCGGCTACTCCGAGTACGCCGCCGAACTGGCCGCCCGGCCCGGGGCGACCGGCTGGATCGTGCTGGACGAGACGATCTTCGAGCAGTGCCAGCCGTTCCAGGACTTCCGGGACACCGTCGCCTCCGGCGCGCTGGTGTGGGCCGATTCGGCTGAGGAGCTGGCCGCGGCGACCGGTTTGCCGGAGCTGGCCGACGAACTCGCCGTCGCCGGCGCGATCGCCCGCGGTGAGCGCACGGATTCGTTCGGACGCACCAACTGGGAGCGCCCGCTGTCCGGCCGACTCGCCGCGGTGCGGGTGGTGCCCGCGCTCTTCCACACCCAGGGCGGTTTGCTGGTGAACGAGAACGCCGCCGTCGTCGACGCCCAGGACCGGCCGATCCCCGGCCTGTACGCCGCGGGCGGCGCGGCGGCGGGCATCTCCGGTCACGGCGCCGCCGGATACCTGCCCGGCAACGGGCTCCTGCCGGCCTTCGGGCTGGCGTACCTGGCCGCGAACGACGTCGCACGTCGCCCGGCCTGA